Proteins from a single region of Malassezia restricta chromosome IV, complete sequence:
- a CDS encoding ATP-dependent RNA helicase, with amino-acid sequence MTDIHADQIVFESSEEVTIAPTFDALGLKENLLRGIYAYNFEKPSAIQQRAILPILRGRDVIAQAQSGTGKTATFSISMLQTIDVSLRETQALVLSPTRELATQIQSVVLALGDYMNVQCHACIGGTSIGEDIRKLEYGQHIVSGTPGRVFDMIRRRHLRTKNIKMLIMDESDELLNMGFKDQIYDIYRYLPPATQVVLVSATLPHDVLEITTKFMTDPVRILVKRDELTLEGIKQFFVAVEKEDWKFDTLCDLYDTLTITQAVIFCNTRRKVDWLTDRMRENNFQVSSMHGEMQQRERDAIMSEFRQGGSRVLITTDVWARGIDVQNVSLVINYDLPTNRENYIHRIGRSGRFGRKGVAINFVTTEDVKTLRDIEQYYSTQIDEMPMKIDDLM; translated from the exons ATGACG GACATCCACGCAGATCAGATTGTATTCGAGAGTAGCGAAGAAGTCACGATAGCGCCAACCTTT GATGCACTCGGACTGAAGGAAAACTTGCTGCGCGGCATTTATGCATACA ACTTTGAAAAGCCATCAGCCATTCAGCAACGCGCCATTTTGCCCATCTtgcgcggccgcgacgTCATTGCACAGGCGCAGTCTGGCACAGGCAAGACGGCCACCTTCTCCATTTCTATGCTTCAGACAATCGACGTTTCACTTCGcgagacgcaggcgcttgtATTGAGTCCCACGCGTGAGTTGGCCACACAGATCCAGAGTGTTGTGCTTGCACTCGGCGACTATATGAACGTGCAATGCCACGCGTGCATTGGCGGCACATCTATTGGCGAGGATATTCGCAAGCTTGAGTATGGCCAACACATTGTTTCTGGCACGCCTGGGCGCGTTTTTGATATGATTCGGAGACGGCATCTCCGTACAAAAAATATCAAGATGCTCATTATGGACGAAAGtgacgagctgctgaaCATGGGCTTCAAGGACCAGATCTATGACATATATCGCTACTTGCCCCCTGCTACCCAGGTTGTACTTGTCTCTGCCACACTGCCTCACGATGTGCTTGAGATCACTACCAAATTCATGACGGATCCTGTGCGCATCCTCGTGAAGCGTGATGAGCTCACGCTCGAAGGTATCAAGCAGTTCTTTGTGGCCGTCGAGAAGGAAGACTGGAAATTTGACACACTCTGCGACCTGTACGACACACTGACGATCACACAAGCGGTCATTTTCTGCAATACACGGAGAAAAGTCGACTGGCTCACAGACCGCATGCGCGAGAACAATTTCCAGGTTAGCAGCATGCACGGAGAAATGCAACAGCGAGAGCGCGACGCTATCATGAGCGAATTCCGTCAGGGCGGCAGTCGCGTGCTGATTACGACGGACGTGTGGGCCCGAGGCATTGACGTCCAAAACGTGTCGCTGGTTATCAACTACGACTTGCCTACGAACCGCGAGAACTACATCCATCGTATCGGTCGTTCTGGCCGCTTCGGCAGGAAAGGCGTGGCGATCAACTTTGTCACCACGGAGGACGTCAAAACTTTGCGTGATATTGAACAGTATTACAGCACGCAAATCGACGAAATGCCCATGAAAATCGACGATCTAATGTGA
- a CDS encoding splicing factor 3A subunit 3 yields MAETSVYESARMTHEEIEQYEDALVNTLNNPPRASSHRLQMQWQLASSQLLDQIVTRYDALQDMYEDASGERAREWEALAGDVDDEDGAMAKFYARLEHLQAYYQKYPERAISLETTATPSILGAQDASLFDFSIMEREFSGEEMGGRFLDLYEPYEMFINLRNVPHISYLEYLAQLDSMMSVPLATKRSEAYKVYLTRLREYLSAFLHKTRPLEDMDAPEAAALRAFEDDWEHGRVPGWETKEAALYGTGNSESGIWCDACQRFYAKQTVYDAHLSSARHLKAVRRLQSGEQPAAPQPRESDMEQKKHAQRAKQIARDEVLVRALAMELASVRDETRANIERKASLTEREREEEVEAMEAEMDEAMETGGMGYEDAGEDVEGGGGEKTYNPLKLPIGWDGKPIPFWMYKLHGLRVEYRCEICSDHVYKGRKVFEKHFQESRHAFGMRALGLPNTPEFRDVTRIQDAFALAEKLRQQKRLQDVEEDDTIEVEDEHGNAYTRKTFELLQRQGLL; encoded by the exons ATGGCGGAGACGTCCGTGTACGAGAGTGCGCGTATGACGCACGAGGAGATCGAGCAGTATGAGGACGCTCTGGTCAATACACTTAACAATCCGCCCAGGGCCTCGTCGCATCGTCTGCAGATGCAGTGGCAgctggcgtcgtcgcaGTTATTGGACCAGATCGTGACTCGgtacgatgcgctgcaggacaTGTATGAAGACGCGAgtggcgagcgcgcgcggGAGTGGGAGGCTCTGGCGGGCGACGTGGATGATGAGGACGGCGCGATGGCCAAGTTTTACGCGCGACTAGAGCACCTCCAGGCCTACTACCAAAAATACCCTGAGCGAGCTATTTCCCTCGAGACGACCGCGACACCATCAATTCTCGGAGCACAAGACGCATCCCTCTTTGACTTTTCTATAATGGAACGCGAATTCAGTGGGGAGGAGATGGGTGGTCGTTTCCTTGATTTGTATGAGCCATACGAGATGTTTATCAACCTAAGGAACGTGCCGCACATCAGTTACCTCGAGTACTTGGCTCAGCTTGATTCGATGATGAGTGTGCCACTCGCAACGAAGCGCAGCGAGGCTTACAAGGTATACCTTACGAGGCTGCGTGAATATCTGTCAGCGTTCTTGCACAAGACGCGCCCGCTGGAAGATATGGATGCGCCcgaagcggcggcgctgcgtgcctttgAAGACGACTGGGAGCACGGGCGTGTGCCTGGCTGGGAAACAAAGGAGGCAGCGCTGTACGGTACAGGAAATTCTGAGTCGGGTATATGGTGCGATGCGTGCCAGCGCTTCTATGCGAAGCAGACTGTGTACGATGCGCATTTATCGTCCGCACGGCATCTCAAGGCTGTGAGGCGCCTTCAGAGTGGTGAAcagccagctgcgccgcagccgcGTGAGAGTGATATGGAACAGAAGAAGCATGCACAGCGTGCTAAGCAGATTGCGCGCGACGAGGTGCTCGTCCGAGCTCTCGCAATGGAACTGGCGTCTGTGCGGGACGAGACGCGGGCCAACATCGAGCGTAAGGCATCACTGACGGAGCGGGAGCGGGAAGAAGAAGTCGAGGCGATGGAGGCggagatggacgaggccatggaaACCGGCGGTATGGGCTACGAGGATGCGGGTGAGGACGTCGAGGGTGGCGGCGGAGAAAAAACGTACAATCCTCTCAAGCTCCCGATCGGCTGGGACGGCAAGCCCATTCCATTCTGGATGTACAAACTACATGGCTTGCGCGTCGAGTACAGGTGCGAGATCTGTTCGGACCATGTATACAAGGGCCGCAAGGTGTTTGAGAAGCACTTTCAAGAATCACGACATGCCTTTGGCATGCGTGCGCTAGGACTGCCGAACACGCCCGAGTTCCGTGACGTGACGCGCATTCAGGACGCGTTTGCGCTCGCAGAAAAGTTACGGCAGCAGAAGCGGCTACAAGATGTGGAAGAGGACGACACGATCGAAGTAGAGGATGAGCATGGCAAC GCATATACCCGCAAGACCTTTGagctgctccagcgccaGGGCCTGCTGTAG
- a CDS encoding cellulase (glycosyl hydrolase family 5) gives MCRRSAMLYRMLSCALLALLAATLFVRAATIKMPANSDIAKRDLPKWDWTKDKVYGTNLGGLFLLERWMYEDWMVEKGGDDAWDEYTMSKNVGDGMYDILNEHFDSWFTEDDMDTLADAGVNMLRIPIGYWPFVSADEAGEPYKTASHLDKLSQIMKWSQDRHMYVLLDLHGMPGSQNNDQSSGRNHTSNDNKQVADWYSDHNQRLSRKVVHKMLDWLDSQPSKSVVAGITTVNEPKVYDNGDYQGKLFDFYGFSIDALKPHGIPLIAHHAFVSNPYGYWRDFAQKQETGTFVLDDHPYPAWFQSPEPTDEGQIFGSVCRFRDSMANFPAPVLMGEFSAISALDKDDWVERYVKTQLKVYGWSAGSMFFNFKMKDSGRRILGLSSESNKKYSMLRLIEDTIPNRDTSKSVKDWTNSLSDECGDDPNIHW, from the coding sequence ATGTGTCGGAGAAGTGCCATGCTCTACCGTATGCTTTCATGTGCTCTTCTGGCCTTGCTTGCCGCTACCTTGTTCGTGCGGGCCGCCACGATAAAGATGCCCGCGAACTCGGATATCGCCAAGCGCGACTTGCCCAAGTGGGATTGGACGAAAGACAAGGTTTACGGCACGAACCTCGGTGGTCTATTTCTTCTCGAGCGCTGGATGTATGAAGACTGGATGGTCGAAAAAGGTGGTGACGATGCATGGGACGAGTACACCATGTCGAAGAACGTGGGCGATGGAATGTATGACATTTTGAACGAGCATTTCGACTCATGGTTCACGGAAGACGATATGGATACGCTCGCGGATGCTGGTGTGAATATGCTTCGTATTCCTATCGGCTACTGGCCGTTTGTCTCTGCCGACGAAGCCGGCGAGCCATACAAGACCGCTTCGCATCTCGACAAGCTCTCGCAAATCATGAAGTGGTCGCAAGACCGCCACATGTATGTGCTTCTGGACCTACACGGCATGCCTGGCAGCCAGAACAACGACCAGTCGAGTGGCCGCAACCACACGTCCAACGACAACAAGCAAGTCGCCGACTGGTACAGCGATCACAACCAGCGGTTGTCGCGCAAAGTCGTGCACAAGATGCTTGATTGGCTTGACTCCCAACCGAGCAAGTCTGTGGTGGCTGGAATCACGACTGTGAATGAGCCCAAGGTGTATGACAACGGTGACTACCAGGGCAAGCTCTTCGACTTTTACGGCTTTAGCATAGATGCACTAAAGCCGCACGGCATTCCGCTGATTGCGCACCACGCCTTTGTGAGCAACCCATACGGCTACTGGCGCGACTTTGCGCAGAAGCAGGAGACCGGCACATTTGTGCTGGATGACCATCCGTACCCTGCGTGGTTCCAGAGCCCTGAGCCTACGGACGAGGGCCAGATCTTTGGCAGCGTGTGCCGATTCCGCGACTCCATGGCCAACTTCCCTGCGCCCGTGCTCATGGGCGAGTTCTCGGCCATCTCAGCTCTCGACAAGGACGACTGGGTCGAGCGATACGTCAAAACCCAGCTCAAGGTCTACGGCTGGTCAGCCGGCTCCATGTTCTTCAACTTCAAAATGAAGGATTCAGGTCGCCGCATCCTGGGTCTGTCATCGGAATCCAACAAGAAGTACTCGATGCTCAGACTGATCGAGGACACGATCCCCAACCGCGATACGTCCAAGTCTGTCAAGGACTGGACGAACAGCCTCAGTGACGAATGTGGCGACGACCCGAACATTCACTGGTAA
- a CDS encoding cellulase (glycosyl hydrolase family 5): MSNQGHYLFGPNANISVRGEKNSDALNQDNSRHSSASLNFHDAPTFIAQPSAEAFGSSSSATVHNTVSPASPSQPPAPLHYEASRSPVSNAMQAPSDSAGPDAHAQGRTVVGGKRASRPIKTNPYGAAAPNGYASGHAPPVRMAGSPPLAPQSKRHSRPKDLPSIPAAKDSDARVHDTNMSPSKSGTLPGRDSSAQQATLADSTLTSSKSKSGQAKSGQAHAPGTQGASVSEAPTIKQAKPNQSARRSSTTARVADESAEAPLSPSKPTNPFTQPSLRASSAHHGNLTGVGAGTGLAASSAWPSNHQAGTAMPPSRATLAQRAPAPAGPDAGATSPAQAARSQTAAAPTASTAARESRNASRGGAPPTSYPAHDHADYGEKPVAARSRPFRWLPWLIAAVVAAVVLGVALGVGLGVGLSNDDDSDKNNLATPPDRADSSSPSKDGNGDKDGDEDKGGKSDDGPRKAPLPDPLPAWNWTSTKNKVFGTNLGGLFLLERWMYEDWMVEQGGPDAWDEYSMSKNLGADKMQSVLRNHLDSWFTEDDMNTLQDAGVNMLRIPMGYWPFFSAQEVGEPYQNASHLDKLSEIMYGAWNRSIYVLIDLHGMPGSQNNDQSSGHNRTNLGNTIEWYSSKNQKYSRQTVKNLLSWLDSHPAKSVVAGVTTVNEPKINSNDDYDSILRDFYDFSIEQLKPFKIPLIAHHGFVGNPYKYWKSYASDQELGTFIFDDHPYPGWFQNPEPTDKDDMLSRICNFGNKMERFPAPVLMGEFSAISILNSTDWTTDYLSTQLKVFGWSAGSTFFNFRLNETQNPVLSEPFAIGSKYSMLEMLRDNNPTGRFPRRNVSMPVVEWTNSLTSHCGSDPEISW, encoded by the coding sequence ATGTCGAACCAGGGCCACTACCTCTTTGGCCCGAATGCCAACATATCAGTTCGTGGAGAAAAAAACTCCGACGCCCTGAATCAAGACAATTCAAGGCATTCAAGTGCCTCGCTGAACTTTCATGATGCTCCCACCTTTATCGCGCAGCCTAGCGCTGAAGCTTtcggctcgtcgtcgtccgctACTGTCCACAACACCGTTTCTCCCGCCTCACCGAGTCAGCCACCTGCGCCTCTGCATTACGAggcttcgcgctcgccTGTTTCCAATGCGATGCAGGCTCCTAGTGACTCGGCCGGCCCtgatgcgcatgcccaGGGCCGCACAGTCGTAGGCGGCAAGCGAGCCTCGCGGCCCATCAAGACGAACCCATAcggagctgcagcgcctaACGGCTATGCGTCTGGGCATGCGCCACCTGTCCGTATGGCTGGCTCTCCACCTCTCGCGCCGCAGTCCAAGAGACACTCTCGACCCAAGGACCTACCCAGTATCCCTGCCGCGAAAGACTCCGATGCTCGCGTGCACGACACCAACATGAGCCCATCCAAGTCGGGGACGCTCCCTGGACGCGACAGCTCTGCACAACAAGCTACGCTCGCCGACTCAACACTGACCTCGAGCAAGTCCAAGTCAGGACAGGCTAAGTCAGGACAGGCTCACGCGCCTGGCACACAAGGTGCCTCTGTGTCCGAGGCGCCCACTATTAAGCAAGCTAAGCCGAATCAAAGCGCTCGCCGCTCTTCCACCACTGCCCGTGTGGCCGACGAAAgcgccgaggcgcctcTCAGTCCCAGCAAGCCGACGAACCCATTTACTCAGCCATCACTCAGGGCATCCTCTGCTCACCATGGCAACCTTACCGGTGTCGGAGCTGGCACAGGCCTCGCAGCGTCATCAGCTTGGCCGTCTAATCACCAAGCTGGCACAGCTATGCCGCCCTCGCGCGCTACTTTGGCTCAGCGTGCCCCGGCTCCGGCTGGGCCAGACGCCGGTGCTACGTCTCCAGCTCAGGCCGCACGCTCCCAaaccgccgccgcgccaaCCGCGTCTACAGCCGCTCGTGAGTCTCGCAACGCGAGCCGAGGTGGCGCACCACCGACATCGTATCCGGCGCATGACCATGCAGACTACGGCGAGAAGCCTGTGGCCGCGCGTTCGCGTCCGTTCCGATGGCTGCCATGGCTGATtgcggccgtcgtggccgcCGTGGTGCTGGGTGTGGCCTTGGGTGTTGGTCTAGGAGTAGGTCTGTCGAACGACGATGACTCAGACAAGAACAACCTTGCTACACCGCCGGACCGTGCCGACTCGTCGAGCCCATCGAAGGACGGTAACGGTGACAAGGACGGCGACGAAGATAAGGGCGGCAAGTCGGACGATGGCCCGCGCAAGGCACCTCTGCCGGACCCGTTGCCTGCGTGGAACTGGACGTCGACGAAGAACAAGGTGTTTGGAACGAACCTCGGTGGTCTGTTTCTTCTGGAGCGCTGGATGTATGAGGACTGGATGGTCGAACAGGGCGGGCCCGATGCTTGGGACGAGTACTCGATGTCTAAGAATCTCGGTGCCGACAAGATGCAGAGCGTGCTGCGGAACCACCTTGACTCGTGGTTCACGGAGGATGATATGAACACGCTGCAGGATGCGGGCGTGAATATGCTGCGTATCCCCATGGGCTACTGGCCGTTCTTCTCGGCCCAGGAGGTGGGTGAGCCGTACCAGAATGCGTCGCACCTCGACAAGCTCTCGGAGATTATGTATGGAGCGTGGAACCGAAGCATCTATGTACTCATTGAtctgcacggcatgccTGGCAGCCAGAACAACGACCAGTCGAGCGGTCACAACCGGACGAACCTGGGCAACACGATCGAATGGTATTCGTCGAAGAACCAGAAGTACTCGCGTCAGACAGTGAAAAACCTGCTGAGCTGGCTCGATAGCCATCCGGCCAAGTCAGTCGTGGCGGGCGTTACAACGGTCAATGAGCCTAAGATCAACTCGAATGACGATTACGACTCGATCCTGCGCGACTTTTACGACTTTAGTATCGAGCAGCTGAAGCCGTTCAAGATTCCCCTTATTGCGCACCACGGCTTTGTGGGCAATCCATACAAGTACTGGAAGTCTTATGCGAGCGACCaggagctcggcacgtttATTTTCGATGACCACCCCTACCCTGGCTGGTTCCAGAACCCCGAGCCGACGGACAAAGACGACATGCTTAGTCGCATCTGCAACTTTGGCAACAAGATGGAGCGCTTCCCTGCGCCCGTGCTCATGGGCGAGTTCTCTGCCATTTCTATTCTCAATTCGACGGACTGGACGACCGACTACCTCTCGACACAGCTCAAGGTGTTTGGCTGGTCCGCCGGCTCGACCTTCTTCAACTTCCGCCTCAACGAGACTCAGAACCCCGTGCTGTCGGAGCCATTCGCGATCGGATCCAAGTACTCGATGCTCGAAATGCTTCGCGACAACAATCCCACCGGCCGCTTCCCCCGTCGAAACGTGTCCATGCCTGTCGTCGAATGGACCAACAGCCTGACTTCCCACTGCGGAAGCGATCCTGAAATCTCGTGGTAA